A part of Tardiphaga sp. vice304 genomic DNA contains:
- a CDS encoding BrnA antitoxin family protein, giving the protein MPVKKRSIKSDLTRVDAHRITAAEYDEAPELTKEMLDRAEIRHGDTIVKRGRPPLDSPKEAVKLRLDHDVLAAYRKTGSGWQTRINADLRKAARKLG; this is encoded by the coding sequence ATGCCCGTGAAAAAGCGATCTATCAAAAGCGATTTAACCAGGGTTGACGCGCATCGCATCACGGCAGCCGAATACGACGAAGCGCCCGAACTCACCAAAGAGATGCTCGACCGCGCTGAAATTCGCCACGGCGATACCATCGTAAAGCGCGGCCGGCCGCCGCTCGACAGCCCCAAGGAGGCTGTCAAGCTGCGGCTCGATCACGATGTGCTTGCCGCCTACCGCAAGACCGGAAGCGGCTGGCAGACACGCATCAATGCGGATCTGCGCAAGGCGGCGCGCAAGCTCGGCTGA
- a CDS encoding alpha-hydroxy acid oxidase: MKHITTIDDLREVHKRNVPKAFFDYVDRGSYSEDTLRANRDDLQKLKFRQRILVDISKRDLSTTILGEKASLPLICAPVGSTGMQYGDGEIHACRAAQAAGIPYTLSTMSINSIEDVAESVDKPFWFQLYVMKDRGFIKELIQRAIAAKCSALVLTVDLQVIGQRHQDIKNGLSVPPKIYSLKNMIDFASKPSWVMRTLRAKRRNFGNIAGFVKDADNLESVSQWTATQFDASLNWKDLDWIRSIWPGKIVIKGIHDVVDAREAVKVGAQAMVVSNHGGRQLDGAPSSISVLPGIVDAVGSDIEVLFDSGIRSGQDIMRALALGAKSCMIGRAYVYGLGAYGGPGVSKALDILRNELSVTMGLCGVNSIAEIDKHVLVQ; this comes from the coding sequence ATGAAGCACATCACCACGATCGACGACTTGCGCGAGGTGCACAAGCGCAACGTCCCGAAGGCGTTCTTCGATTATGTCGATCGGGGCTCCTACTCCGAGGACACGCTGCGCGCCAACCGCGACGATTTGCAGAAGTTGAAATTCCGCCAGCGCATCCTGGTCGATATTTCCAAGCGCGACCTCTCCACCACCATCCTCGGCGAGAAGGCCAGCCTGCCCTTAATCTGCGCGCCGGTCGGCTCCACCGGCATGCAATATGGCGACGGCGAGATCCACGCCTGCCGCGCCGCGCAAGCCGCCGGCATCCCCTACACGCTGTCCACGATGTCGATCAATTCGATCGAGGACGTGGCCGAGAGCGTCGACAAGCCGTTCTGGTTCCAGCTCTACGTGATGAAGGACCGCGGCTTCATCAAGGAACTGATCCAGCGCGCCATCGCTGCGAAATGCAGCGCGCTGGTGCTGACGGTCGACCTGCAGGTGATCGGTCAGCGCCACCAGGACATCAAGAACGGCCTGTCGGTGCCGCCGAAGATCTACAGCCTGAAGAACATGATCGACTTCGCCAGCAAGCCGTCCTGGGTGATGCGGACGCTGCGCGCCAAACGGCGCAATTTCGGCAATATCGCCGGCTTCGTGAAGGACGCCGACAATCTGGAATCCGTGTCGCAATGGACGGCGACGCAATTCGACGCCTCATTGAACTGGAAGGATCTCGACTGGATCCGCAGCATCTGGCCCGGCAAGATCGTGATCAAGGGCATCCACGACGTGGTGGATGCGCGCGAGGCCGTGAAGGTCGGCGCCCAGGCCATGGTGGTATCGAACCATGGCGGCCGTCAGCTCGACGGCGCGCCATCGTCGATTTCAGTGCTGCCGGGGATCGTCGACGCGGTAGGATCGGATATCGAAGTGCTATTCGACAGCGGCATCCGCTCCGGGCAGGATATCATGCGCGCGCTCGCACTGGGTGCAAAATCGTGCATGATCGGCCGCGCCTATGTCTACGGCCTCGGTGCCTACGGCGGCCCCGGCGTCAGCAAGGCGCTGGATATCCTGCGCAACGAACTCAGCGTCACCATGGGCCTGTGCGGCGTCAATTCGATCGCCGAGATCGACAAGCACGTTCTGGTGCAATAG
- a CDS encoding SulP family inorganic anion transporter gives MRQARSQPTFAELFTPKLVTVLREGYGLAQLRADVLAGLTVAIVALPLSMAIAIASGTSPDRGMVTAVIGGFLVSAFGGSRFQIGGPAGAFIVLVAICVGRHGIDGLILATLMSGVLLMAAGFLRLGTYIKFIPYPVTVGFTAGIAVIIFATQIKDLLGLTLAGKEPGELLPKLEALGRALPTVNSAAVAVTVASLAIILGLRKRRPSWPGILIAVIVSAAAAALMGLPVETIGTRFGGIPQSFPLPSWPTMSATKALAVLPDAIAFALLGAIESLLSAVVADGMTGRRHRSNCELVAQGIANIGSAMFGGICVTGTIARTATNVRAGAHGPVAGMLHSVFLLCFILLAAPLASYIPLAALAAVLAVVAWNMADKHDFSILLRSSWGDAVVLLATFLLTIFRDLTEGIVVGFALGAVLFIHRMSETTGIEADGLDVADQADNADGSRVPYDAALASDPDVLVYRITGAFFFGVASTVGSVLDGISPHHKAFVIDFAAVPFLDSTAANAIKGIAAKAAGKGVRVILTGTSQPVRRALLTHGARPPLVKYRATVASAVAELKQSLAVPDLEPATLH, from the coding sequence ATGCGGCAGGCACGATCACAGCCGACTTTCGCCGAACTGTTCACGCCCAAACTGGTCACAGTACTGCGCGAAGGCTACGGGCTGGCGCAATTGCGCGCCGATGTCCTGGCCGGCCTTACCGTGGCGATCGTGGCGCTGCCCTTGTCGATGGCGATCGCCATCGCCTCGGGCACTTCGCCGGATCGCGGCATGGTCACCGCGGTGATCGGCGGTTTCCTGGTGTCGGCCTTCGGCGGCAGCCGGTTTCAGATCGGCGGTCCCGCCGGCGCTTTCATCGTGCTGGTTGCCATTTGCGTCGGCCGCCATGGCATCGACGGGCTGATCCTCGCCACCCTGATGTCCGGCGTGCTGCTGATGGCCGCGGGCTTTCTACGGCTCGGCACCTACATCAAATTTATCCCCTATCCGGTCACCGTCGGCTTCACCGCCGGCATCGCCGTCATCATCTTCGCCACCCAGATCAAGGACCTGCTCGGGCTGACGCTGGCGGGCAAGGAGCCCGGAGAATTGCTGCCGAAGCTGGAAGCGCTCGGCCGCGCCCTGCCGACGGTGAATAGCGCGGCCGTGGCCGTCACCGTGGCGTCGCTGGCGATCATTCTGGGCTTGCGCAAACGGCGGCCGTCCTGGCCCGGCATCCTGATCGCGGTGATCGTCAGCGCGGCGGCGGCGGCGCTCATGGGGCTGCCGGTGGAAACCATCGGCACCCGCTTCGGCGGCATCCCGCAATCCTTCCCGCTGCCAAGCTGGCCCACGATGTCGGCGACCAAAGCCCTGGCGGTCTTGCCCGACGCGATCGCCTTCGCGCTGCTCGGCGCCATCGAGTCGCTGCTGTCCGCCGTGGTTGCAGATGGCATGACCGGGCGGCGCCACCGCTCCAATTGCGAGTTGGTGGCGCAGGGCATCGCCAATATCGGATCGGCGATGTTCGGCGGCATCTGCGTCACCGGCACCATCGCGCGCACCGCGACCAACGTCCGCGCCGGCGCCCATGGCCCGGTGGCCGGCATGCTGCATTCCGTTTTCCTGCTTTGCTTCATCCTGCTGGCGGCCCCGCTGGCGAGCTATATTCCGCTGGCCGCGCTTGCCGCCGTGCTGGCGGTGGTGGCCTGGAACATGGCCGACAAGCATGATTTCAGCATCCTGCTGCGCTCGTCCTGGGGCGATGCCGTGGTGCTGCTGGCGACGTTTCTGCTCACCATCTTCCGCGACCTCACCGAGGGAATCGTGGTCGGCTTCGCGCTCGGCGCGGTATTGTTCATCCACCGCATGTCGGAGACCACCGGCATCGAGGCCGACGGGCTGGATGTCGCCGATCAGGCCGACAATGCCGATGGCAGCCGCGTGCCCTACGACGCTGCTCTCGCCAGCGATCCCGACGTGCTGGTCTATCGCATCACCGGGGCATTCTTCTTCGGCGTCGCCTCCACCGTCGGATCGGTGCTCGACGGCATCTCGCCGCACCACAAGGCCTTCGTGATCGATTTTGCCGCGGTGCCGTTCCTCGATTCCACCGCCGCCAACGCCATCAAGGGCATTGCCGCCAAGGCGGCCGGGAAGGGCGTGCGCGTCATTCTCACCGGAACGTCGCAACCGGTGCGCCGCGCGCTGCTGACTCACGGCGCACGGCCGCCGCTGGTGAAATACCGCGCGACGGTAGCGAGCGCCGTAGCCGAACTGAAGCAGTCTTTGGCTGTGCCCGATCTGGAGCCGGCAACCTTGCACTGA
- a CDS encoding outer membrane protein, translating to MNRNKSILALGAAALMSSVSFVGSAVAADMAMRGPQTYYAPPPPPVEEFGGWYLRGDIGMSNQKVKRLETPAGVGYNAPNTVLDSQSLAFDSAGIYQIGVGYQFNSWFRGDVTGQYRGSANFHGNDRFSFTGAANAGIVQSEQYGGRKSEWVVMANGYVDLGTWWCVTPFIGAGVGMARVEVANFTDQNLQFRPGVGTFAGQASADSASKWNFAWALHTGLAYKATPNMTVELGYSYMNLGNGVTGSLTPYTGVVPGQYAVTFKDITSHDVKLGVRWNLDSPAVYAPPPPPLIRKG from the coding sequence ATGAATAGGAACAAGTCGATCCTGGCCCTCGGCGCGGCAGCTCTGATGTCCAGCGTGAGTTTCGTCGGCTCTGCCGTCGCCGCCGACATGGCGATGCGCGGGCCGCAGACCTACTACGCCCCGCCGCCGCCGCCGGTCGAAGAATTCGGCGGCTGGTATCTGCGCGGCGATATCGGCATGAGCAACCAGAAGGTCAAACGCCTCGAGACCCCGGCGGGCGTCGGGTACAACGCGCCGAACACCGTTCTGGATTCGCAGTCGCTGGCTTTCGATAGTGCCGGCATCTACCAGATCGGCGTCGGCTACCAGTTCAATTCCTGGTTCCGCGGCGACGTCACCGGCCAGTATCGCGGCAGTGCGAATTTCCACGGCAACGACCGCTTCTCCTTCACGGGTGCTGCCAATGCCGGCATCGTGCAGTCGGAGCAGTACGGCGGCCGCAAGAGCGAATGGGTCGTGATGGCCAACGGCTATGTCGATCTCGGCACCTGGTGGTGCGTGACCCCGTTCATCGGCGCCGGCGTCGGCATGGCGCGGGTCGAGGTGGCTAACTTCACCGACCAGAACCTGCAGTTCCGTCCGGGCGTCGGCACCTTCGCCGGGCAGGCCTCCGCGGACTCGGCGTCGAAGTGGAATTTCGCCTGGGCGCTGCACACCGGCCTGGCGTACAAGGCCACGCCGAACATGACCGTCGAACTCGGCTACAGCTATATGAACCTCGGCAATGGCGTCACCGGGTCGCTGACGCCCTATACCGGCGTCGTTCCCGGCCAGTACGCAGTCACCTTCAAGGACATCACCTCGCATGACGTGAAGCTCGGCGTCCGCTGGAACCTCGACAGCCCGGCCGTTTACGCGCCGCCGCCGCCGCCGTTGATCCGCAAGGGCTGA
- the glmM gene encoding phosphoglucosamine mutase: MSRKYFGTDGIRGRANGVITPELALKVGQAAGLVFQRGEHRHRVVIGKDTRLSGYMIENAMVAGFTSVGMDVLLVGPMPTPAVAMLTKSMRADLGVMISASHNLFEDNGIKLFGPLGFKLSDEVEKQIEELLDEDLGKKLAQSASLGRARRIDGVHDRYIEFAKRTLPRDLSLDGLRVVVDCAHGAAYKVVPEALWELGADVISIGVEPDGFNINKECGSTSPEALSRKVREMRADIGIALDGDADRVIIVDERGHVVDGDQLLAVIAQSWKEDGRLAKPGIVSTVMSNLGLERFLNAQGIELIRTAVGDRYVLEQMMKHGYNVGGEPSGHIIMSDYATTGDGFVAALQVLAVVKKHDRPVSEVCHLFDPLPQILKNVRYRSGKPLDNDDVKSTIAAAEQRLNGHGRLLIRPSGTEPVIRVMGEGDDRVMVEEVVDTIVSALGHAAAAA, from the coding sequence ATGAGCCGCAAATATTTCGGTACCGACGGCATCCGTGGCCGCGCCAATGGCGTGATCACGCCGGAGCTGGCGCTGAAGGTCGGGCAGGCCGCGGGTCTGGTTTTCCAGCGCGGCGAGCATCGCCACCGCGTCGTGATCGGCAAGGACACAAGGCTGTCCGGCTACATGATCGAGAACGCGATGGTCGCGGGCTTCACTTCGGTCGGCATGGATGTTTTGCTGGTCGGCCCGATGCCGACGCCGGCCGTCGCGATGCTGACCAAGTCGATGCGCGCCGATCTCGGCGTGATGATCTCCGCCTCGCATAATTTGTTCGAGGACAACGGCATCAAGCTGTTCGGCCCGCTCGGCTTCAAGCTGTCCGACGAGGTCGAAAAGCAGATCGAGGAATTGCTCGACGAGGATCTCGGCAAGAAGCTGGCGCAGAGCGCCAGCCTCGGCCGCGCCCGTCGCATCGACGGCGTGCATGACCGCTATATCGAATTCGCCAAGCGCACGCTGCCGCGCGACCTGTCGCTCGACGGGCTGCGTGTCGTCGTCGATTGCGCCCATGGCGCCGCCTACAAGGTGGTGCCCGAGGCGCTGTGGGAACTCGGTGCCGACGTGATCTCGATCGGCGTCGAGCCGGACGGCTTCAACATCAACAAGGAATGCGGCTCGACCTCGCCGGAAGCGCTGTCGCGCAAGGTGCGCGAGATGCGTGCCGACATCGGCATAGCGCTGGACGGCGACGCCGACCGCGTCATCATCGTCGATGAGCGCGGCCATGTCGTCGACGGCGACCAGTTGCTGGCGGTGATCGCGCAGAGCTGGAAGGAGGACGGCCGCCTCGCCAAGCCGGGCATCGTCTCCACCGTGATGTCCAATCTCGGCCTCGAGCGCTTTCTCAATGCGCAGGGCATCGAGCTGATCCGCACTGCGGTCGGCGATCGCTATGTGCTCGAGCAGATGATGAAGCACGGCTACAATGTCGGCGGCGAACCTTCCGGCCACATCATCATGTCGGACTATGCGACCACCGGCGACGGCTTCGTCGCGGCGTTGCAGGTGCTGGCGGTGGTGAAGAAGCACGACCGCCCGGTGTCCGAAGTATGCCATCTGTTCGACCCGCTGCCGCAGATCCTGAAGAACGTGCGCTACCGCAGCGGCAAGCCGCTCGACAATGACGACGTGAAGTCGACGATCGCCGCGGCTGAACAGCGCCTCAACGGCCACGGCCGACTCTTGATCCGCCCCTCCGGCACTGAACCGGTGATCCGCGTGATGGGCGAGGGCGATGACCGCGTCATGGTCGAGGAGGTGGTCGACACCATCGTCTCGGCGCTCGGGCACGCCGCGGCTGCGGCATAG
- a CDS encoding BrnT family toxin produces MKIVFDPAKRQAALDDRGLNFADAAILFDGPTITVEDTRRKYGETRYQTVGFLAGRMVMVVWTPRGEARHVMSMRKCNAREKAIYQKRFNQG; encoded by the coding sequence GTGAAGATCGTGTTCGATCCGGCCAAACGTCAGGCGGCTCTCGATGACCGGGGCCTGAATTTTGCTGACGCGGCGATCTTATTCGATGGGCCGACCATTACTGTCGAGGACACGCGTCGCAAATACGGCGAGACTCGCTACCAGACGGTCGGGTTTCTGGCGGGCCGGATGGTGATGGTGGTCTGGACACCGCGCGGCGAGGCGCGGCATGTGATGTCGATGAGGAAGTGCAATGCCCGTGAAAAAGCGATCTATCAAAAGCGATTTAACCAGGGTTGA
- a CDS encoding shikimate dehydrogenase, which produces MPNLIKPRAACLIGWPAAHSRSPLIHHYWLRTLDIAGGYSIESVPPEGVAEFVMNLSKYGYIGANVTIPHKERVLNLTAPDQRARAVGAANTLWYDHGTLRSTNTDIEGFIDNLDHCADDWDHAEDAVVLGAGGSSRAVVFGLLERGIKRIHLANRTIERAQELARKFGARVIATPWEDVDAVLPRAGLLANTTSLGMKGQPELAIDLSRLPASAVVADLVYVPLQTPLLAAAQARGLRTADGLGMLLCQAVRGFELWFGQRPEVTPELRALVEADLAVTVA; this is translated from the coding sequence ATGCCTAATCTGATAAAGCCGCGTGCCGCCTGTCTAATCGGCTGGCCCGCCGCGCATTCGCGTTCGCCCCTGATCCATCACTACTGGTTGCGCACCCTCGATATCGCCGGCGGCTACAGCATCGAATCGGTGCCGCCCGAGGGCGTCGCCGAATTCGTGATGAACCTGTCGAAGTACGGCTATATCGGCGCCAACGTCACCATCCCGCACAAGGAGCGCGTGCTGAATCTCACCGCGCCGGACCAGCGCGCGCGCGCCGTCGGCGCCGCCAACACGCTGTGGTACGACCACGGCACGTTGCGCTCGACGAATACCGATATTGAGGGGTTCATCGACAACCTCGACCACTGCGCCGACGACTGGGATCACGCCGAGGACGCGGTGGTGCTCGGTGCTGGCGGTTCGTCGCGTGCGGTGGTGTTCGGCCTGCTGGAGCGCGGCATCAAGCGCATCCATCTCGCCAACCGCACCATCGAACGTGCACAGGAACTCGCCAGGAAGTTCGGGGCCAGGGTGATTGCAACGCCGTGGGAAGATGTCGACGCGGTTCTTCCGCGCGCCGGCCTGCTGGCCAATACCACCTCGCTCGGCATGAAGGGCCAACCGGAACTGGCGATCGACCTGTCGCGGCTGCCGGCGTCGGCCGTGGTGGCCGATCTCGTCTATGTGCCGCTGCAGACGCCGTTGCTGGCGGCGGCGCAGGCGCGCGGGCTGCGCACGGCGGATGGTCTGGGCATGCTGCTGTGCCAAGCGGTGCGCGGGTTTGAGCTGTGGTTCGGCCAGCGGCCGGAGGTGACGCCGGAATTGCGCGCGCTGGTCGAGGCCGATCTTGCCGTCACAGTGGCGTGA
- a CDS encoding DUF5666 domain-containing protein, protein MVRFVSPARVVAASLIAASLLSSVAFAQQPQPTRIRGTIESVDGANLSVKTREGDERKVHMTDNVMVTGIAKTTLAEIKPGSYIGVTGQPQPDGTQKAIAIHIFPEAMRGTGEGFRPWDLRPNSTMTNATVDQKVEATDGQTLTVKYKDGEKKVTVGPDTPIVTFVPSTKAELRPGAKVIIMGADKKPDGSYEAARVNVGLDGLTPPM, encoded by the coding sequence ATGGTTCGTTTTGTTTCTCCGGCGCGCGTGGTTGCGGCGTCGCTCATTGCCGCGTCGCTGCTGTCGTCGGTCGCCTTCGCCCAGCAGCCGCAGCCGACGCGGATTCGCGGCACCATCGAGAGCGTGGATGGCGCCAACCTGTCGGTGAAGACGCGCGAAGGCGACGAGCGCAAGGTGCACATGACCGACAACGTCATGGTCACCGGCATCGCCAAGACCACCCTGGCCGAGATCAAGCCGGGCTCCTACATCGGCGTCACCGGCCAGCCGCAGCCCGACGGCACCCAGAAGGCGATCGCCATCCACATCTTCCCGGAAGCGATGCGCGGAACCGGCGAAGGCTTTCGCCCCTGGGACCTGCGCCCCAACAGCACGATGACCAATGCAACCGTCGACCAGAAGGTCGAGGCTACCGACGGCCAGACCCTGACGGTGAAATACAAGGACGGCGAGAAGAAAGTCACCGTCGGCCCGGACACGCCGATCGTCACCTTCGTGCCGAGCACCAAGGCCGAGCTGCGGCCCGGCGCCAAGGTGATCATCATGGGCGCCGACAAGAAGCCCGACGGCAGCTACGAAGCAGCCCGCGTCAATGTCGGCCTGGATGGCCTGACTCCGCCGATGTAG
- a CDS encoding ATP-binding cassette domain-containing protein: MPMMLGPRVVIIGNSGSGKSTLARDVARRLDCRAHDLDRIHWQEGVSVKRDEDQAMSMVSAVASEPRWVIEGVFGWLAAVALPFATSLVWLDMPWTVCSDGLASRGPSTGATAVQHAELLAWAEAYWHRSTSSSFAGHLTMFDSFDGKKHRLLERSDISALFAG, encoded by the coding sequence TTGCCGATGATGCTCGGACCTCGCGTCGTCATCATCGGCAATAGCGGCTCGGGCAAGAGTACGCTGGCGCGAGACGTGGCTCGGCGGCTTGATTGCCGCGCCCACGATCTCGATCGGATACATTGGCAGGAAGGAGTAAGCGTCAAACGCGACGAGGACCAGGCCATGTCGATGGTATCGGCTGTGGCCTCAGAACCACGCTGGGTCATCGAAGGCGTCTTTGGCTGGCTCGCCGCGGTGGCGCTACCGTTTGCAACCAGCCTGGTCTGGCTGGATATGCCTTGGACCGTCTGCAGCGATGGGCTCGCCAGCCGGGGTCCCTCGACCGGCGCGACGGCCGTACAACATGCTGAACTCCTCGCATGGGCCGAGGCCTACTGGCATCGCTCGACCTCGAGTTCGTTTGCCGGCCATCTTACGATGTTCGATAGTTTTGACGGCAAAAAGCACCGCTTACTGGAACGATCGGACATATCAGCGCTGTTTGCCGGATAG
- a CDS encoding outer membrane protein, with translation MRHFLIAIVMFGSVVQGAAAADMPDFPVLRGGFSDVPTRTINWQGGYIGGQVAYGSVDTKFGGSNSDLTSSILANTLVGSEMGISQWPLGFRNQSGHSEAYGGFAGYNSQWEDVVIGLEMNYVHGKFGGVSSGDMSRYSLLSDNNYHSVTSQASSSIAISDIGTFRARAGYAIGGFLPYAFGGLALGQADIVRTAFVSDFVTPGPGSTTPANLLGRQLGRGIEDGKYSHLIYGYTAGLGFDMAIVGGLFLRGEWEYIRFTSKVETSINTVRAGVGYKF, from the coding sequence ATGCGTCATTTTCTGATCGCCATTGTGATGTTCGGCAGCGTGGTGCAGGGCGCCGCGGCAGCCGACATGCCGGACTTTCCGGTTCTTCGTGGCGGGTTTTCTGACGTGCCGACCAGGACGATCAACTGGCAGGGCGGCTATATCGGCGGTCAGGTGGCCTATGGATCGGTAGATACCAAATTCGGCGGCTCCAACTCCGACCTGACGTCCAGCATTCTGGCCAATACCCTTGTCGGAAGCGAAATGGGCATTTCGCAATGGCCGCTCGGCTTCCGCAATCAGTCCGGTCATTCGGAAGCCTATGGCGGCTTCGCGGGCTACAATTCGCAATGGGAAGACGTCGTCATCGGCCTCGAGATGAATTATGTCCATGGCAAGTTTGGTGGCGTGTCCAGCGGTGACATGTCGCGCTACTCGTTGCTGTCGGACAACAACTATCACTCGGTCACCTCGCAGGCATCGAGTTCGATCGCGATCAGCGATATCGGCACCTTCCGGGCCCGCGCCGGCTATGCCATCGGCGGTTTCCTGCCCTATGCCTTCGGCGGTCTGGCGCTCGGCCAGGCGGATATCGTGCGGACGGCTTTTGTATCGGACTTCGTTACGCCGGGGCCGGGGTCGACGACGCCCGCCAATCTGCTCGGGCGCCAGCTCGGTCGTGGTATCGAGGACGGCAAATACAGCCATCTGATCTACGGCTACACCGCCGGCCTCGGCTTCGACATGGCGATTGTCGGCGGCCTGTTCCTGCGCGGCGAGTGGGAATACATCCGCTTCACCTCGAAGGTGGAAACCAGCATCAACACCGTGCGCGCCGGCGTCGGCTACAAGTTCTGA
- a CDS encoding carbonic anhydrase, whose translation MITRRLFCGCLAGGLSLASQLAHAQSLECAVFTPDRQKSTAPDEALLRLKAGNERFTAGKSVNCNLMQQVKDTAENQSPYAAIVGCIDSRVPPELVFDQRIGDVFCARVAGNCVDVNIIGSLEYATKVAGARAIVVLGHNSCGAIKSAVDDVKLGNITELLKNFQPALATLTEADGHRDSHNYPLVQKVAEANARLTAASLLDRSPIIKSLVVSGDLKIAAAMHDIKTGKVSWLS comes from the coding sequence ATGATCACGCGACGCCTGTTTTGCGGATGTCTTGCCGGTGGATTGTCGCTGGCAAGTCAATTGGCCCATGCCCAGTCACTCGAATGTGCCGTTTTCACGCCAGACCGGCAGAAATCGACGGCGCCGGATGAGGCCTTGCTGCGGCTGAAGGCCGGCAATGAACGGTTCACCGCCGGCAAATCGGTTAATTGCAATCTGATGCAGCAGGTGAAGGACACTGCCGAGAACCAGTCACCTTACGCGGCGATTGTCGGCTGTATCGACTCGCGCGTTCCACCGGAGCTGGTGTTCGACCAGCGCATCGGGGACGTGTTCTGCGCGCGCGTGGCGGGCAATTGCGTCGATGTCAACATCATCGGTAGCCTGGAATATGCCACCAAGGTGGCCGGCGCCCGCGCCATCGTCGTGCTCGGGCACAATTCCTGCGGCGCCATCAAGAGCGCGGTCGATGACGTCAAGCTCGGCAACATCACCGAACTGCTGAAGAACTTTCAGCCTGCGCTCGCCACGCTGACCGAGGCCGACGGCCATCGCGACTCGCACAATTATCCGCTGGTTCAGAAAGTCGCCGAAGCGAATGCGCGGCTCACCGCGGCCAGCCTGCTCGACCGCAGTCCGATCATCAAGTCGCTGGTTGTGTCCGGCGATCTGAAGATTGCAGCCGCGATGCACGATATCAAGACCGGCAAGGTGAGCTGGTTGTCGTGA